The Triticum aestivum cultivar Chinese Spring chromosome 7B, IWGSC CS RefSeq v2.1, whole genome shotgun sequence genome window below encodes:
- the LOC123159960 gene encoding protein LHY — protein sequence MASMALAEERDALDSSRLRISQGLSVDVAMQPNEEGMGEHPVKPRKPYTITKQREKWTEEEHEKFLEALKLYGRSWRQIQEHIGTKTAVQIRSHAQKFFSKVVREPGAKIEIEIPPPRPKRKPVHPYPRKRANSCNGANLANGQSKLAPMSSSSGSDQENGSPVSVLSAMQSDAFGSSMSNPSSRSTSPESSDEENSVLPMVNGGEGQQTGIDQPHKEADQENKDTGTSEEDSSDEVQVTSVKLFGKTVVIPDPRKRCSPDTGSGHENGEQTSQSSNKGTSQAPLAVEIPTHTKGEQISQSSNKATSPAPLAVEVPTYTNGEQISEFSNKATSQAPLAVEIQAYAAPTSGWVLPYNSFPLHFGESAEARIARLHMWWPYYGFPMVHPSGPSAVAHNGKATDESEAAKSPPVESSSDFNDNTQATASKQWKVLESLGTAQAPPSVSNFQLKPSMNSAFVRVKPIISSGDEPVRGFAPYKRCRVE from the exons ATGGCGTCCATGGCGCTCGCCGAG GAAAGGGATGCCTTGGATTCCTCTAGGTTGCGTATCAGCCAAGGGCTATCGGTGGATGTCGCAATGCAGCCCAATGAGGAGGGAATGGGTGAGCATCCTGTCAAG CCTAGGAAGCCATACACGATCACGAAGCAGAGGGAGAAGTGGACGGAGGAAGAGCATGAGAAGTTCCTGGAGGCGCTGAAGCTGTATGGCCGGTCCTGGCGTCAGATACAAG AACACATTGGCACAAAGACCGCTGTCCAAATCCGAAGCCATGCCCAGAAGTTTTTCTCAAAG GTGGTGCGTGAACCTGGTGCTAAAATTGAGATCGAGATCCCTCCCCCCAGgccaaagaggaaaccagtacaTCCATATCCTCGCAAGCGTGCGAACTCCTGCAATGGAGCAAACCTAGCAAATGGGCAATCCAAGCTTGCTCCTATGTCATCTTCTTCTGGTTCTGACCAAGAGAATGGTTCTCCTGTGTCGGTGCTATCTGCGATGCAGTCGGATGCTTTTGGATCATCGATGTCAAACCCGTCATCTCGCAGTACCTCCCCAGAGTCGTCAGATGAGGAGAACAGTGTTCTTCCAATGGTGAACGGAGGGGAAGGTCAACAAACAGGGATAGATCAACCCCACAAG gaaGCTGATCAGGAAAACAAAGATACGGGTACCTCTGAAGAGGATTCTTCTGATGAGGTACAGGTAACAAGCGTGAAGCTGTTCGGGAAGACGGTCGTCATCCCAGACCCGAGGAAAAGATGCTCCCCGGATACAGGCTCAGGGCATGAAAATGGAGAGCAAACCTCACAATCCTCTAACAAAGGAACATCACAAGCCCCACTGGCTGTAGAGATTCCAACACATACAAAGGGAGAGCAAATCTCACAATCCTCTAACAAGGCAACATCACCAGCCCCATTGGCTGTAGAGGTTCCGACGTATACAAATGGAGAGCAAATCTCAGAGTTCTCTAACAAGGCAACATCACAAGCCCCATTGGCTGTAGAGATTCAAGCATACGCTGCGCCGACAAGTGGGTGGGTTCTTCCATACAATTCATTCCCGCTCCATTTCGGGGAATCAGCGGAAGCCAGAATTGCCCGTTTGCACATGTGGTGGCCATACTATGGGTTTCCTATGGTCCATCCAAGTGGACCGAGTGCAGTGGCACACAACGGAAAAGCTACTGATGAGAGCGAAGCTGCGAAGAGCCCTCCAGTTGAATCAAGCTCGGACTTCAATGACAATACTCAGGCAACAGCCAGCAAGCAGTGGAAAGTGCTTGAGTCGCTTGGAACAGCGCAGGCCCCTCCGTCGGTTTCTAATTTTCAGCTTAAACCAAGCATGAACTCGGCCTTCGTGAGAGTGAAGCCGATCATCAGCAGCGGAGATGAGCCGGTGAGGGGGTTCGCGCCGTACAAAAGATGTAGAGTCGAATGA
- the LOC123160719 gene encoding disease resistance protein PIK6-NP, translating to MVGTGALGSVIVKLATLLGDGYTMLKSVRKDVAFLERELRTMQILVSMLAGMEGLDKLAMGCMGSMRDLGHDMEECIDRFMLRLDENDMEMEAAPTFPRSTARRLKTMFARHGVGAQIKKLKARVVEEGDRRRRLNLDNYVQMMIDPRLAALHGVAKDLVAIDGPRNEVISLLTEESVDLKVVAIVGGAGLGKTTLAMEAYRKIGRHFQCRASVSVSRTLDRDKLLKELLSQIDQAAFHDCQSERWDKDQLIRQIRHILTGKRYFLVIDDVWKEQDWKFVKGVFPDSHNGSRIIVTTRISNVAKSTCSNSGGQLYQMLPLNYIDSRRLFFRRIFHSDNSCPPQLEKISARILRKCGGLPLAIITIAKLLSNKHQTPDEWERLQGSIGTGLSYKSDNHGNGMGHISLLGYWDLPHHLKTSLLYLCIYPEGGYISCEEVKWKWILEGFIAKKQGNLYQEAESYFNELVNRSMIQLVDVDDDNFERYCQVHEMVHDLLISLSD from the exons ATGGTGGGGACGGGGGCGTTGGGCTCCGTCATCGTCAAGCTCGCCACCTTGCTCGGCGACGGGTACACGATGCTCAAGAGCGTTCGCAAGGACGTCGCGTTCCTCGAGCGCGAGCTCCGCACGATGCAGATCCTGGTGAGCATGCTGGCGGGCATGGAGGGGCTCGACAAGCTGGCCATGGGCTGCATGGGTAGCATGCGGGATCTTGGCCACGACATGGAGGAGTGCATCGACCGCTTCATGCTCCGCCTCGACGAAAATGACATGGAGATGGAGGCGGCGCCCACGTTCCCGAGGAGCACCGCGCGCCGGCTCAAGACAATGTTTGCCCGCCATGGCGTCGGGGCCCAGatcaagaagctcaaggcccgcgTCGTTGAGGAAGGTGACCGGCGGCGTAGGCTGAATCTGGACAACTATGTCCAGATGATGATAGATCCTCGGCTGGCTGCGTTACACGGAGTGGCCAAGGACTTGGTGGCCATTGACGGCCCCAGGAACGAGGTCATCTCTTTGTTGACGGAGGAGAGCGTGGACCTGAAGGTGGTGGCCATTGTTGGAGGTGCTGGGTTGGGAAAGACCACCCTTGCCATGGAGGCCTATCGCAAGATTGGACGGCACTTCCAGTGCCGAGCTTCTGTGTCCGTGTCACGCACCCTTGACCGTGACAAGCTCTTGAAAGAACTCCTTTCTCAAATCGACCAGGCTGCATTTCATGATTGTCAGTCGGAGAGGTGGGATAAAGATCAACTAATCCGTCAGATCCGACACATTTTGACAGGAAAGAG GTACTTCCTTGTGATTGATGATGTATGGAAAGAACAAGACTGGAAATTTGTCAAAGGAGTTTTTCCTGACAGTCACAATGGTAGCAGAATAATTGTTACTACACGCATATCCAATGTAGCGAAGTCAACTTGTTCTAACTCCGGCGGTCAGCTCTATCAAATGCTACCTCTGAACTACATTGATTCCCGAAGATTGTTCTTTAGGAGAATTTTCCACTCTGATAACTCCTGCCCTCCTCAACTAGAGAAGATTTCAGCTAGGATCTTAAGGAAATGTGGTGGTCTGCCATTGGCTATAATTACCATTGCCAAATTGCTATCCAATAAACATCAAACCCCAGATGAATGGGAGAGACTCCAAGGTTCCATTGGTACTGGTCTTTCATATAAGAGTGATAACCATGGAAATGGTATGGGACATATATCGTTACTTGGTTATTGGGATCTTCCGCACCACTTGAAGACCAGTTTGTTATATCTATGTATATATCCAGAGGGCGGATATATCTCGTGTGAAGAAGTGAAATGGAAATGGATACTTGAAGGATTCATTGCCAAAAAACAGGGAAATTTGTATCAAGAAGCAGAGAGTTATTTCAATGAACTTGTCAACAGAAGCATGATCCAGCTAGTCGATGTTGACGATGACAACTTTGAACGATATTGTCAGGTTCATGAGATGGTGCATGACCTTCTGATATCCTTGTCAGATTAG